The following are from one region of the Microbacterium sp. cx-55 genome:
- the ald gene encoding alanine dehydrogenase, giving the protein MRIGVPAEVKNHEYRVAATPAGVHELVRHGHTVTVQAGAGAGSAIPDAEFVAAGAQLGDAAAAWDNELVLKVKEPVAAEYGYLRPDLTLFTYLHLAADEPLVDALLAAGTTALAYETVQLADRSLPLLAPMSEVAGRLAVLAGGYHLLGSQGGRGVLLAGVPGVRPAKVTVIGGGMAGANAVAQAVGLGADVTVLDLSLPRLRAIDDLYRGAVRTVASSAYELERSVLEADLVIGAVLIPGAKAPKLVSHDLVLRMKPGSVLVDIAIDQGGCFEDSRPTTHDDPIFRVGDAILYCVANMPGAAAGTSTPALTNATLPYALALADKGWERAVADDAALAGGLSTVAGRLANASVAAVFPAKPRA; this is encoded by the coding sequence ATGCGCATCGGAGTTCCCGCCGAAGTCAAGAACCACGAGTACCGCGTCGCGGCGACGCCGGCCGGAGTGCACGAGCTCGTGCGCCACGGCCACACCGTCACCGTGCAGGCCGGCGCGGGAGCCGGAAGCGCGATCCCGGATGCGGAATTCGTCGCGGCCGGCGCCCAGCTCGGCGACGCGGCCGCCGCGTGGGACAACGAGCTCGTGCTGAAGGTGAAGGAACCCGTCGCCGCCGAGTACGGCTACCTGCGGCCCGATCTCACCCTGTTCACGTACCTGCACCTCGCTGCCGACGAGCCGCTCGTCGACGCGCTGCTGGCGGCGGGCACCACGGCCCTCGCGTACGAGACCGTGCAGCTCGCCGATCGGTCGCTCCCCCTGCTCGCCCCAATGAGCGAGGTCGCGGGTCGCCTCGCCGTGCTCGCCGGCGGCTACCACCTGCTCGGCTCGCAGGGCGGGCGCGGCGTGCTGCTGGCCGGGGTACCCGGGGTGCGCCCCGCGAAGGTCACCGTCATCGGGGGCGGGATGGCCGGCGCGAACGCGGTCGCCCAGGCCGTCGGCCTCGGCGCCGACGTCACCGTCCTGGACCTCTCGCTGCCGCGCCTACGCGCCATCGACGACCTCTACCGCGGCGCGGTGCGGACAGTCGCCTCGAGCGCCTACGAACTCGAGCGATCGGTGCTCGAGGCGGATCTGGTGATCGGCGCGGTGCTCATCCCGGGCGCGAAGGCGCCGAAGCTCGTCTCACACGACCTCGTACTGCGGATGAAGCCGGGCAGCGTGCTCGTCGACATCGCGATCGACCAGGGCGGATGCTTCGAGGACTCCCGCCCCACGACCCACGACGACCCGATCTTCCGGGTCGGCGACGCCATCCTGTACTGCGTCGCGAACATGCCCGGGGCAGCGGCCGGCACCTCCACCCCCGCGCTCACGAACGCCACGCTGCCCTACGCGCTCGCCCTCGCCGACAAGGGCTGGGAGCGCGCCGTCGCGGATGACGCCGCGCTCGCCGGCGGTCTCAGCACGGTCGCCGGTCGGCTCGCGAACGCGAGCGTCGCCGCCGTCTTCCCCGCCAAGCCCCGCGCCTGA
- a CDS encoding Lrp/AsnC family transcriptional regulator: MNRSTDAGRAQKRQLDEIDERILWELQRDADLTNAALAARIGLSASTAHARVRALRAAGVLGASRADVDLAALGLPLQAIVAVRLRAQARPSIKTYADKVARLPNVLNIFFLGGQTDFLIHVATTSPEQLRDFVATRLSMDPAVASTETQIVFDWVRSPGRAGGFDDMRDPIQ, translated from the coding sequence ATGAATCGCTCAACGGATGCCGGCCGCGCGCAGAAACGTCAGCTCGATGAGATCGACGAGCGGATCCTCTGGGAGCTGCAGCGCGACGCCGATCTGACGAACGCCGCGCTCGCCGCCCGCATCGGTCTCTCGGCCTCGACCGCCCACGCGCGCGTCCGCGCGCTCCGTGCGGCGGGGGTGCTCGGCGCCTCGCGCGCCGACGTCGACCTGGCCGCCCTCGGCCTTCCCCTGCAGGCGATCGTCGCGGTGCGCCTGCGCGCCCAGGCGCGTCCGTCGATCAAGACCTACGCCGACAAGGTCGCGCGGTTGCCGAACGTGCTGAACATCTTCTTCCTCGGCGGGCAGACCGACTTCCTCATCCATGTCGCGACGACCTCGCCCGAGCAGCTCCGCGACTTCGTGGCGACGCGCCTCAGCATGGACCCCGCGGTCGCGTCGACCGAGACCCAGATCGTCTTCGACTGGGTGCGCTCGCCGGGGCGCGCCGGCGGGTTCGACGACATGCGCGACCCCATCCAGTAG
- a CDS encoding TetR/AcrR family transcriptional regulator has translation MTTAEEWDALPLRRVPTQARSRDKVLRALVAADRLLRTEGPDAINLPRVAAEADVSVGALYQYLPDRDAITRALVARYHSRLELLLDDAIAQTTRSAAPADPVAHVIDAVAGVYLDQQPVRALHAVSTTPAGFDERTLHRQRMAAKVATLMRVSGLASDGRDELRARVAFLSADAVLHEAFAASGSERAALLAELQDMLRRFLTPSDPAR, from the coding sequence GTGACGACAGCCGAGGAGTGGGACGCCCTTCCGCTCCGCCGCGTCCCCACGCAAGCGCGCTCGCGCGACAAGGTCCTTCGCGCGCTCGTCGCCGCCGACCGGCTGCTCCGCACCGAAGGACCCGACGCGATCAACCTGCCGCGCGTCGCCGCCGAGGCCGACGTCAGCGTCGGCGCGCTCTACCAGTACCTGCCCGACCGCGACGCGATCACGCGGGCGCTCGTCGCGCGTTACCACTCCCGGCTCGAGCTGCTTCTCGACGATGCAATCGCCCAGACGACGCGCTCCGCCGCCCCGGCCGATCCGGTCGCGCACGTGATCGACGCCGTCGCCGGGGTCTACCTCGACCAGCAACCCGTGCGCGCCCTGCACGCGGTCTCGACGACGCCGGCCGGTTTCGACGAGCGCACCCTGCACCGACAGCGGATGGCGGCGAAAGTCGCGACGCTCATGCGCGTCAGCGGGCTCGCCTCCGACGGTCGCGACGAGCTGCGCGCCCGCGTGGCGTTCCTCTCGGCCGACGCCGTGCTGCACGAGGCGTTCGCCGCATCCGGAAGCGAACGCGCGGCGCTGCTCGCCGAACTGCAAGACATGCTGCGCCGGTTTCTGACGCCGAGCGACCCCGCGCGCTGA
- a CDS encoding class II aldolase/adducin family protein produces the protein MTSTSDIVALRRTVADAARVLADRDLLIGTAGNISARSGDLVALTATGAVLGELTPDQVTIVTLDGAVVEGEWAPTSEADLHLGVLRAAPPGVVGAVVHTHSRYATALSIVVDELPVVHYQQLTLGGALRVAAFEPFGSPELARAVGGALDGRLAALMANHGAVALGADLARAVENALLVEWLCELYWRARAIGEPRALDGAAQRAVIEAATRRGYGTTQRIVP, from the coding sequence ATGACATCGACGTCAGACATCGTCGCGTTGCGCCGAACGGTGGCGGATGCGGCCCGCGTGCTCGCCGACCGCGACCTTCTCATCGGCACTGCCGGCAACATCAGTGCCCGCTCGGGCGACCTGGTCGCCCTCACCGCGACGGGCGCCGTGCTCGGCGAGTTGACGCCCGACCAGGTCACGATCGTGACTCTCGATGGCGCGGTCGTCGAGGGGGAGTGGGCGCCGACTTCCGAGGCGGACCTGCATCTCGGCGTGCTCCGCGCCGCGCCGCCCGGCGTCGTAGGCGCGGTCGTGCACACCCATTCCCGGTACGCGACCGCCCTGTCGATCGTGGTCGACGAACTCCCGGTTGTGCACTATCAGCAGCTGACCCTCGGCGGCGCCCTGCGCGTCGCGGCGTTCGAGCCGTTCGGCAGTCCCGAGCTCGCGCGCGCCGTGGGCGGCGCTCTCGACGGGCGGCTGGCGGCGTTGATGGCCAACCACGGCGCCGTCGCGCTGGGCGCCGACCTCGCCCGCGCCGTCGAGAACGCGCTGCTGGTCGAATGGCTCTGCGAGTTGTACTGGCGTGCGCGGGCGATCGGCGAACCGCGGGCGCTGGATGGTGCCGCGCAGCGCGCCGTCATCGAGGCGGCGACGCGCCGCGGCTACGGCACGACCCAGAGGATCGTTCCGTGA
- a CDS encoding aminoglycoside phosphotransferase family protein, with amino-acid sequence MSAPIARGRSSEVFADDPGHVVKLYFAGADEVEVDREVRDSRTVHALGITPVRCYGRVERDGRHGIVFDRIDGIPLTTVAERNILRLPEVGRTLADEHVAVHAAHTTELQDVRALALAQIDKPSFAALTIAERESLRAHLRSLPDGDAVLHLDFHPQNVFVLADRNVVIDWQTAVSGDPAADVALTCLLFREAELFPGTSAPMRVVYAAVRRVLLRHYLAEYLRRSTVTPAQIERWTTAARVLRLGLLDVASERERMLAGIRRDLAARASAQGPARSASAS; translated from the coding sequence GTGAGCGCCCCGATCGCGCGCGGGCGGTCCTCCGAAGTGTTCGCCGATGACCCCGGGCACGTCGTGAAGCTCTACTTCGCCGGCGCCGACGAGGTCGAGGTCGACCGCGAGGTGCGCGACTCGCGGACCGTGCACGCGCTCGGCATCACCCCGGTGCGCTGCTACGGGCGGGTCGAGCGCGACGGCCGGCACGGCATCGTGTTCGACCGGATCGACGGCATCCCGCTGACCACGGTCGCCGAACGCAACATTCTGCGGCTTCCCGAGGTGGGACGAACCCTCGCTGACGAGCACGTGGCGGTGCACGCCGCGCACACCACCGAGCTGCAGGATGTGCGTGCGCTCGCGCTCGCCCAGATCGACAAGCCCTCGTTCGCGGCGTTGACGATCGCCGAACGAGAGTCCCTCCGGGCGCACCTGCGGTCGCTGCCCGACGGCGATGCCGTGCTGCACCTCGACTTCCACCCCCAGAACGTGTTCGTACTGGCGGATCGGAACGTCGTGATCGACTGGCAGACCGCCGTCTCCGGTGACCCTGCGGCCGACGTCGCCCTCACCTGCCTGCTCTTCCGGGAGGCGGAACTCTTCCCGGGAACCTCGGCCCCCATGCGCGTCGTCTACGCGGCGGTCAGGCGTGTCCTGCTGCGCCACTACCTCGCGGAGTATCTGCGTCGCAGCACCGTCACCCCCGCGCAGATCGAGCGCTGGACGACAGCCGCGCGCGTGCTGCGGCTCGGCCTGCTCGATGTCGCGTCGGAGCGCGAGCGGATGCTGGCCGGCATCCGTCGCGACCTCGCCGCCCGTGCGTCGGCCCAGGGTCCGGCACGATCGGCGTCGGCGTCGTGA
- a CDS encoding glycerol-3-phosphate dehydrogenase/oxidase encodes MSAPFARRLPGSPVDLLIIGAGITGTALAYEAASRGLRVAVVDAGDIGGRTSAATGKLIHGGLRYLKNFEVGLVRESLAERRTLMRIAPHLVEPVGMVLPDPGLIEHVGLTAYDVLSFDRNRIPDPAKRIPAHRVLSRGQLDARGLAHVGRGILYYDAMMYSPERLTFAFARTAQQHGATFSTYTRAERLLVRGSRVEGARVHDAVTGCTHDVRATVTVNAAGPWSHDLLSSTPELLPLAGPAPRVRSEGIYLVTRPLTRTMVLTVSGHGHFSVAPWRGHSLIGPTETPYSGAVGDWRLTRESIERLVDAVNAGANLPERLAIDDVVAAYGGLRPLSESSGDDTYRASRSSELVDHAKGGVDGLLSAVGGKYTNSRAFAEKVVDRLGRRAGLGAARSVSARTPLFGGDIADIGSARAAIVPDAAAASVAADTADLLLRHYGTQAREVLALMSEDPRLAERATPDGEPLATVAYAVRQESPVHLTDVLLRRTGIGHLGDPGDRILGMAADIAAEHLGWDAGRRRTELDAARRAVRLPVD; translated from the coding sequence GTGAGTGCCCCGTTCGCCCGTCGCCTGCCCGGTTCGCCGGTCGACCTGCTCATCATCGGGGCGGGGATCACCGGGACGGCTCTCGCCTACGAGGCCGCGAGCCGGGGCCTCCGCGTCGCGGTCGTGGACGCCGGTGACATCGGCGGTCGCACGTCGGCGGCGACCGGCAAACTCATCCACGGCGGCCTCCGGTATCTGAAGAACTTCGAGGTCGGCCTCGTCCGCGAGTCCCTTGCCGAGCGCCGCACGCTCATGCGCATCGCTCCGCACCTCGTCGAACCCGTCGGCATGGTGCTGCCCGACCCGGGACTCATCGAGCACGTGGGGCTCACGGCCTACGACGTGCTCTCGTTCGACCGCAACCGCATCCCGGATCCGGCCAAGCGCATCCCCGCGCACCGGGTGCTCTCCCGGGGGCAGCTCGATGCGCGCGGTCTCGCGCACGTGGGCCGCGGCATCCTCTACTACGACGCCATGATGTATTCACCCGAGCGGCTGACGTTCGCCTTCGCGCGCACCGCGCAGCAGCACGGTGCCACCTTCTCGACCTATACCCGCGCCGAGCGACTGCTCGTGCGGGGTTCGCGGGTCGAGGGGGCGCGGGTGCACGACGCCGTCACCGGATGCACGCACGACGTTCGCGCGACCGTGACGGTGAACGCGGCGGGGCCCTGGTCGCACGATCTGCTCAGCAGCACGCCGGAGCTGCTGCCGCTCGCCGGACCCGCGCCGCGCGTGCGCTCGGAGGGCATCTACCTCGTCACGCGGCCCCTCACCCGCACGATGGTGCTCACGGTGTCGGGGCACGGCCACTTCAGCGTCGCACCGTGGCGCGGGCACAGCCTCATCGGCCCCACCGAGACCCCGTACTCCGGCGCGGTCGGCGACTGGCGCCTTACGCGCGAGTCGATCGAGCGACTCGTGGATGCGGTCAACGCCGGCGCGAATCTGCCCGAACGACTCGCCATCGACGACGTCGTGGCGGCGTACGGGGGGTTGCGCCCGCTCTCCGAGTCGTCGGGCGACGACACGTACCGGGCCTCTCGATCATCCGAACTCGTCGACCATGCGAAAGGCGGCGTCGACGGATTGCTCTCGGCGGTGGGCGGCAAATACACGAACTCCCGCGCCTTCGCCGAGAAGGTCGTCGACCGGCTCGGGCGGCGGGCGGGACTCGGGGCCGCGCGGAGCGTCAGTGCGCGCACTCCGCTGTTCGGTGGCGACATCGCCGACATCGGCTCGGCCCGCGCCGCGATCGTGCCGGATGCGGCCGCAGCCTCCGTCGCCGCCGACACCGCCGATCTCCTGCTGCGCCACTACGGCACCCAGGCCCGCGAGGTGCTCGCGCTCATGAGCGAGGACCCGAGGCTTGCCGAACGGGCGACGCCCGACGGCGAACCGCTCGCCACCGTCGCCTACGCGGTGCGGCAGGAATCTCCCGTGCACCTGACCGACGTGCTCCTGCGCCGCACGGGGATCGGCCACCTCGGAGACCCCGGGGACCGGATCCTCGGGATGGCCGCCGACATCGCGGCCGAGCATCTGGGCTGGGATGCCGGGCGCCGCCGCACCGAACTCGATGCCGCCCGCCGCGCCGTGCGGCTGCCGGTGGACTGA
- the coaBC gene encoding bifunctional phosphopantothenoylcysteine decarboxylase/phosphopantothenate--cysteine ligase CoaBC, producing the protein MFVVVGVTGGIAAYKTVSLVRDLIRGGHEVHVIPTEGALRFVGLPTWEAISRNPVTTSLHDDVPQVRHVALGQHADLVIIAPATANTLAKMAAGIADDLLGTTLLATVAPVVVAPAMHSEMWRHPATVANIETLRARGVRVIGPEDGALTGGDSGPGRMSEPESIVRFALEVAAPLRQDLAGLRIAVTAGGTREPIDPVRFLGNRSSGRQGLAVALAAADRGADVHLIAAHLDADVRATASADPRIRVTDVGTATELQSATTDAATHADVVVMAAAVADYRVAAVSERKLTKESGDGTRTLELVENPDIVAGLVAERRPGQTIVGFAAETATGDELLARAARKRERKGVDLLAVNEVGWDRGFETTDNTLLLLTRDAHGDAHDDAQPASVTGTKREVADALWDAVLRLR; encoded by the coding sequence GTGTTCGTCGTCGTCGGAGTCACCGGTGGAATCGCCGCGTACAAAACCGTATCGCTCGTTCGCGACCTCATCCGCGGGGGCCACGAGGTGCATGTCATCCCGACCGAGGGGGCGCTGCGGTTCGTCGGCCTGCCCACGTGGGAGGCCATCAGCCGCAACCCCGTCACGACATCGCTGCACGACGATGTTCCGCAGGTGCGTCACGTGGCGCTCGGCCAGCACGCCGACCTCGTGATCATCGCCCCGGCGACCGCGAACACCCTCGCCAAGATGGCGGCCGGTATCGCCGATGATCTGCTCGGCACGACGCTGCTCGCCACGGTCGCGCCGGTCGTCGTCGCGCCGGCGATGCACAGCGAGATGTGGCGTCATCCGGCGACCGTCGCCAACATCGAGACCCTCCGCGCCCGCGGCGTGCGCGTGATCGGACCGGAGGACGGCGCACTCACCGGCGGCGACAGCGGGCCCGGGCGCATGAGCGAACCGGAAAGCATCGTGCGATTCGCCCTCGAGGTGGCCGCCCCCTTGCGCCAGGATCTGGCCGGGCTCCGCATTGCCGTCACCGCGGGCGGCACCCGCGAACCCATCGACCCGGTGCGCTTCCTCGGAAACCGATCGAGCGGGCGGCAGGGCCTCGCGGTGGCGCTCGCCGCGGCCGATCGCGGCGCCGACGTGCACCTGATCGCGGCCCACCTCGACGCGGATGTGCGGGCGACCGCATCCGCCGATCCCCGCATCCGGGTGACGGACGTCGGGACGGCGACGGAGCTGCAGAGCGCGACGACGGATGCGGCGACCCACGCCGATGTCGTGGTGATGGCCGCGGCCGTCGCCGATTACCGCGTCGCCGCCGTGTCGGAGCGGAAGCTCACGAAGGAGTCCGGCGACGGCACGCGCACGCTCGAGCTCGTGGAGAACCCCGACATCGTCGCGGGGCTGGTCGCGGAGCGGCGCCCCGGACAGACGATCGTCGGCTTCGCCGCCGAGACCGCGACCGGCGACGAACTGCTCGCGCGGGCCGCGCGAAAGCGGGAACGGAAAGGCGTGGACCTCCTCGCCGTCAACGAGGTCGGCTGGGATCGCGGCTTTGAGACCACCGACAACACGCTGCTGCTCCTCACCCGCGACGCGCACGGCGACGCGCACGACGACGCGCAGCCCGCATCCGTGACCGGCACGAAGCGCGAGGTCGCCGACGCGCTGTGGGACGCGGTGCTCCGCCTGCGCTGA
- a CDS encoding NRDE family protein, translating to MCTVIVRVPENPDAPTRLIAIRDEDPGRPWNPVGPWWPDAFPGVLGVHDVRAGGAWLAADPGAGRLAVLLNRHDDGSLPDADAVSRGILPLASVAGSPPGEAPRTRGFNLLEIDGAASRVVSWDGVRRGVTELAPGTHMIAHDDLDDPRTARITRWLPEFTAADTDAAGAWWAPWLGVIERSTALAATDDRAIIRDHRHLGIPTLSLLICVASVRSHGVELRDATLPAPGTWGPLTF from the coding sequence ATGTGCACCGTGATCGTCCGCGTCCCCGAGAACCCGGACGCCCCGACGCGCCTGATCGCGATACGCGATGAGGATCCGGGTCGCCCCTGGAATCCCGTGGGGCCGTGGTGGCCGGACGCGTTTCCGGGAGTGCTCGGCGTGCACGACGTGCGGGCCGGCGGTGCATGGTTGGCCGCCGACCCGGGCGCGGGGCGGCTGGCCGTGCTGCTGAACCGGCACGACGACGGTTCGCTTCCCGACGCGGATGCCGTCTCTCGCGGCATCCTGCCGCTCGCTTCCGTGGCGGGCTCGCCGCCCGGTGAGGCGCCGCGCACGCGCGGCTTCAACCTGCTCGAGATCGACGGGGCGGCATCCCGCGTGGTGTCCTGGGATGGCGTTCGGCGCGGGGTCACCGAGCTCGCGCCGGGAACCCACATGATCGCCCACGACGACCTCGACGACCCCCGCACGGCCCGCATCACGCGCTGGCTGCCCGAGTTCACCGCCGCAGACACGGATGCGGCGGGCGCATGGTGGGCGCCGTGGCTCGGCGTGATCGAGCGGAGCACCGCGCTCGCCGCGACCGACGACCGCGCCATCATCCGCGATCACCGGCATCTCGGCATCCCCACGCTCTCGCTCCTCATCTGCGTGGCGAGCGTGCGCTCCCACGGCGTGGAGCTCCGAGATGCCACCCTCCCCGCGCCTGGAACGTGGGGGCCGCTCACGTTCTGA
- a CDS encoding DUF1304 domain-containing protein — MIIVGLVFAALAALLHVYIFWLESIAWTSDRARRTFGTTPQEAQATRSLAFNQGFYNLFLAIAAALGIVFFAAGATAIGATLVFVGTGSMVAAALVLLLSDRSKTRAALTQMAFAVIAVVALAVGIAL, encoded by the coding sequence ATGATCATCGTCGGGCTCGTTTTCGCGGCACTCGCCGCGCTGCTGCACGTCTACATCTTCTGGCTCGAGTCGATCGCCTGGACGAGCGATCGCGCGCGGCGCACCTTCGGGACGACCCCGCAGGAGGCGCAGGCGACGCGGTCGCTTGCGTTCAACCAGGGCTTCTACAACCTGTTCTTGGCGATCGCGGCCGCGCTCGGAATCGTGTTCTTCGCCGCCGGTGCCACGGCGATCGGGGCGACGCTCGTCTTCGTCGGGACGGGCTCGATGGTCGCGGCCGCGCTCGTGCTCCTCCTGTCGGACCGTTCGAAGACGCGTGCGGCGCTCACGCAGATGGCCTTCGCGGTGATCGCTGTCGTCGCGCTGGCCGTGGGGATCGCCCTCTGA
- a CDS encoding DUF7882 family protein has translation MGTIYYGGGSTPIHIEDRALAHLKVVLSTKLRRGESFTLSWRHPDDQPRGRSTLWLHPSIPLRFVFDDPEPAMLSREWIEELANSANSSGGIMLVAEHFAPAPDRPPAATPTP, from the coding sequence ATGGGCACGATCTACTACGGCGGGGGCAGCACTCCGATCCATATCGAGGACCGTGCCCTGGCACACCTGAAGGTGGTTCTCTCAACGAAGCTCCGCCGGGGCGAGAGCTTCACGCTCTCGTGGCGGCACCCGGACGATCAGCCCCGCGGCCGCAGCACGCTGTGGCTGCATCCGTCGATTCCGCTGCGCTTCGTCTTCGACGACCCCGAGCCGGCGATGCTGAGCCGCGAGTGGATCGAAGAGCTCGCCAACTCCGCGAACTCGTCGGGTGGCATCATGCTCGTCGCGGAGCACTTCGCCCCCGCACCGGACCGGCCGCCCGCCGCAACCCCCACCCCCTGA
- a CDS encoding DUF7882 family protein, which translates to MGRFIYDTNANAVDIEDRTLSHLRIVVMNKLRRGEPFMFDVEIGDGSGRRSFWVHPSVPMQFHFYGSRQPKINRAWIEDLMLAASGPAGLTIVPEPPDEPVEQTA; encoded by the coding sequence GTGGGCCGATTCATCTATGACACGAACGCGAACGCGGTCGACATCGAAGACCGTACGCTTTCGCACCTGCGGATCGTGGTGATGAACAAGCTCCGTCGTGGCGAGCCCTTCATGTTCGATGTCGAGATCGGCGACGGCAGCGGGCGCCGCAGCTTCTGGGTGCACCCGTCGGTTCCCATGCAGTTCCACTTCTACGGCAGTCGTCAGCCGAAGATCAACCGGGCCTGGATCGAAGATCTGATGCTGGCCGCATCCGGACCCGCCGGACTCACGATCGTGCCCGAACCGCCGGACGAGCCGGTGGAACAGACGGCCTAG
- a CDS encoding ROK family transcriptional regulator, which produces MTTTGASATSVRQRNLARVLTLLHLDGPRSRAALTEETGLNRSTIGDLVGELAALGLVEERAPDAARRAGRPSPVVVTSGSAVAIAAHPEIDALTLAAVTLDRSVVARVRIPWRDAPSPEVAAAAIADRIAQWRAGALANHRIVGVGVAVPGLVRTSDGVVRDAPHLRWRDAPLAALVQSAAGLPTTVGNDASLGARAEHLFGAARGHADVIYLNGGASGIGGGVIAHGTMLGGAGGYAGEFGQNRPGIEDASDRRAPGGVLEDEVGRARLLAALGGSATDADDHALARALQTTSAPTARAERDRQRRILSTALANAVNVLNPSVVVLGGFLAALASSDLPGLTAAVRGQAMPACAESLDLRLASLADDRLLIGAAEAAFEPLLADPASAG; this is translated from the coding sequence ATGACCACCACCGGGGCGAGCGCGACATCCGTGCGGCAGCGCAATCTCGCCCGCGTGCTCACGCTCCTGCATCTCGACGGGCCCCGCTCACGCGCGGCGCTCACCGAGGAGACGGGGTTGAACCGGTCCACGATCGGAGACCTCGTGGGCGAACTCGCCGCGCTCGGGCTGGTCGAGGAACGGGCTCCGGATGCTGCGCGCCGCGCCGGCCGCCCGTCGCCGGTCGTGGTGACCAGCGGCTCCGCGGTCGCGATCGCGGCGCACCCCGAGATCGATGCGCTGACCCTCGCGGCCGTGACGCTCGATCGTTCCGTCGTCGCGCGCGTACGGATCCCCTGGCGCGACGCACCCTCGCCGGAGGTCGCCGCGGCGGCGATCGCCGACCGCATCGCGCAGTGGCGTGCGGGGGCGCTTGCCAACCACCGGATCGTCGGCGTCGGTGTCGCCGTGCCGGGTCTCGTGCGCACGAGCGACGGGGTCGTCCGCGACGCGCCGCACCTGCGCTGGCGCGATGCCCCCCTTGCCGCCCTCGTACAGTCGGCGGCCGGGCTCCCGACCACGGTCGGCAACGACGCGAGCCTCGGCGCCCGCGCGGAGCACCTCTTCGGCGCCGCCCGCGGCCACGCCGACGTGATCTACCTCAACGGCGGCGCCAGCGGTATCGGCGGCGGGGTGATCGCCCACGGCACGATGCTCGGCGGCGCGGGCGGATACGCCGGCGAGTTCGGCCAGAATCGCCCCGGCATCGAGGACGCCTCCGATCGCCGGGCTCCCGGCGGGGTGCTCGAAGACGAAGTCGGGCGCGCGCGGCTGCTCGCGGCGCTCGGCGGCTCCGCGACGGATGCGGACGACCACGCCCTCGCCCGCGCGCTGCAGACGACGTCCGCGCCCACTGCCCGCGCCGAACGCGACCGGCAGCGCCGCATCCTCAGCACTGCGCTCGCCAACGCGGTGAACGTGCTGAACCCGTCGGTCGTGGTGCTCGGCGGGTTCCTCGCCGCGCTGGCATCGAGCGATCTTCCGGGGCTCACCGCCGCCGTCCGCGGTCAGGCAATGCCCGCCTGTGCGGAGTCCCTCGATCTGCGCCTCGCGTCGCTCGCCGACGACCGGCTCCTGATCGGTGCCGCCGAGGCGGCCTTCGAACCCCTGCTCGCCGACCCCGCATCCGCCGGCTGA